In the genome of Perca fluviatilis chromosome 4, GENO_Pfluv_1.0, whole genome shotgun sequence, one region contains:
- the si:ch211-232b12.5 gene encoding zinc fingers and homeoboxes protein 3 yields MASKRKSTVPCMIPSKSKHVREEIILGSLPELLPTIPEDSILSISGEESGHFSHSSFKSKSGSEMQKGGTYSCPKCRFESRDLNYFLDHMHNCHLDFRAQPTFYCLNCGVSVVRFEALALHNATAHPKIMEGLVTASLTVNKRDGVTTVEQSLFTDSAEDNRESGISLTKTPIAKMMKAKGEHKKIVVSHTVEVRKINTGKDVDPSMLTNVPELQNGALSLSGAPAMPRTTVAHVTKTTVSNQVFHQHTPSLYSPPFSASNKDLPKVMIPLSSIPTYDAAMDTSSFLKTSFGKFPYPTKAELCYLTVVSEFPEEQIKLWFTAQRLKQGISWSPEEIEEARRKMFNTVFQGGAPQKQPTTPRHINHIVTHHTVTAHQGSKGPNFQMAKVPYNNMKTRPVGVMATQASMSTNPHVTRVSYSTPIVPPTFPSVVRTTQVLTKNTQPTVELDKSNGLGLDMAGSSGCASSTSSSRSSSSSSSCSSSSSISSYSSSSNGVETVTRKTVHNSSPTNSINSITTCSTNISNNDERCVADTNGKTYVQSNSSPIGLEGSNSTKSQVIIDNTSKSNITCNNHNSSIVSPQEQAHAANPDDEHKNYIHKTNNSSISNEYPSTTCNDSVPNLNHASKPPTESTSNTVITKSSSSILDEGKCNKDFPIKGMSILQQLIKEEDPFARDRSCPERKIDPIKINFKRLKMNEPDTTSEIVHQDHKSDTAEDSASQPSFSPPWANKTPQQLHILRQIFSNTRWPSSQQYEDLSVQTGLPKSEVVRWFSDSRYSHKNGQLKWLETYQRPPAVTVEVRSHGDAEAESPKDSPVAKKKLVEKDTNKHLEGDAGLNSGQRVVWQDSYSPLLGLMASEGSIERARAEESAQPRDLQDPWSERAEDHQQPVASQSLIEKQTDANQARDRLRMELLEV; encoded by the exons ATGGCCAGCAAGAGGAAATCCACTGTACCCTGCATGATACCATCCAAATCCAAACATGTGCGTGAGGAAATCATACTGGGCTCGCTACCAGAACTCCTACCAACGATCCCAGAAGACAGCATACTCAGCATCTCTGGAGAAGAGTCTGGCCATTTCTCTCACAGCTCCTTCAAATCCAAAAGTGGCAGCGAGATGCAGAAAGGAGGTACATACAGCTGCCCAAAGTGCCGTTTCGAGTCCAGAGATCTAAACTACTTTTTGGATCACATGCACAACTGCCACTTAGACTTCAGGGCCCAGCCCACTTTCTACTGCCTGAACTGTGGGGTATCAGTCGTCCGCTTTGAGGCTCTGGCTCTGCATAACGCTACCGCCCACCCTAAAATAATGGAGGGCTTGGTCACTGCCTCCCTAACTGTCAACAAGAGGGATGGAGTGACAACAGTGGAGCAAAGTCTCTTCACAGACAGCGCAGAAGACAACAGAGAATCTGGGATCTCCCTCACCAAAACACCGATTGCAAAGATGATGAAAGCCAAGGGGGAGCACAAAAAAATTGTGGTTTCTCACACCGTGGAGGTACGGAAGATAAACACTGGAAAGGATGTAGATCCCAGCATGCTGACAAATGTGCCTGAACTCCAAAACGGGGCTCTCAGTCTTTCTGGCGCCCCAGCTATGCCGAGGACCACTGTCGCTCATGTGACTAAGACGACAGTGTCCAACCAAGTCTTTCACCAGCACACTCCCTCCCTTTACTCTCCCCCCTTCTCTGCTTCCAATAAAGACCTTCCAAAGGTGATGATCCCTCTCAGCAGCATCCCCACCTACGATGCCGCCATGGACACCAGCAGCTTTCTCAAGACGTCCTTTGGCAAGTTCCCCTACCCGACCAAAGCCGAACTCTGCTACCTGACGGTGGTCTCAGAGTTCCCCGAAGAGCAGATCAAACTGTGGTTTACTGCCCAAAGGCTCAAGCAGGGCATAAGCTGGTCTCCTGAAGAGATCGAAGAGGCCAGGAGAAAGATGTTCAACACAGTGTTCCAGGGTGGAGCACCTCAAAAGCAACCCACTACACCACGGCACATTAATCACATTGTAACCCATCACACTGTCACTGCCCATCAAGGCTCAAAAGGACCAAACTTTCAGATGGCCAAAGTTCCCTACAACAATATGAAAACCAGGCCTGTCGGAGTCATGGCCACACAGGCAAGCATGTCAACCAACCCCCATGTCACTAGGGTCTCGTATTCTACTCCAATTGTCCCCCCAACGTTCCCATCTGTAGTCAGAACAACACAGGTACTGACCAAGAATACTCAACCCACTGTGGAGCTAGACAAGAGCAATGGCCTCGGCCTGGACATGGCTGGAAGCAGCGGTTGCGCCAGTAGCACCAGCAGCAGTCgaagcagcagtagcagcagtagttgcagtagtagcagcagcatcagcagctATTCCAGCAGCAGTAATGGTGTTGAGACTGTCACCCGGAAAACGGTGCATAACAGCAGCCCAACCAACAGCATTAACAGCATCACCACTTGCTCTACCAACATTAGCAATAATGATGAGCGCTGTGTTGCCGACACCAACGGGAAAACATACGTCCAAAGCAACAGTTCACCAATCGGATTGGAAGGTTCAAACAGTACCAAGAGTCAAGTAATCATCGATAACACCAGCAAATCCAACATCACCTGCAACAATCATAACAGCAGCATCGTCAGTCCACAAGAGCAGGCCCACGCCGCGAATCCTGACGATGAACACAAAAACTACATCCACAAGACCAACAACAGCAGTATTAGCAATGAATACCCCAGTACTACCTGTAATGACAGTGTCCCTAACCTGAACCATGCCAGCAAACCCCCAACTGAAAGCACCAGCAATACTGTCATTACAAAAAGCAGCTCATCTATTTTAGATGAGGGTAAATGCAACAAGGACTTTCCCATAAAAGGCATGTCAATCTTACAGCAACTCATCAAGGAGGAGGACCCGTTTGCTAGAGACAGAAGCTGCCCAGAGCGGAAAATTGACCCCATCAAGATCAACTTCAAAAGGCTTAAGATGAATGAACCAGATACTACATCTGAGATTGTACACCAAGATCATAAGTCTGATACAGCTGAGGATTCTGCTTCTCAGCCGTCTTTCTCCCCCCCCTGGGCCAACAAGACCCCCCAGCAGCTGCACATCCTCCGACAGATTTTCTCCAACACCCGCTGGCCCAGCAGTCAGCAGTACGAGGACTTAAGCGTCCAGACAGGCCTTCCCAAGTCAGAGGTGGTGCGCTGGTTCAGCGACAGCCGGTACAGCCACAAGAACGGGCAGCTGAAGTGGCTGGAGACCTATCAACGACCGCCCGCAGTAACAGTGGAAGTGAGGAGCCACGGAGATGCTGAAGCCGAGTCTCCAAAGGACTCTCCAGTGGCCAAAAAGAAACTTGTTGAGAAAGACACAAACAAGCACCTTGAAGGAGATGCAGGACTAAACTCAGGGCAGCGGGTTGTGTGGCAGGATTCATACTCTCCGCTGCTTGGTCTGATGGCGTCTGAGGGGAGCATTGAGCGAGCCCGAGCTGAAGAGTCGGCGCAGCCGAGAGACCTGCAGGATCCCTGGTCAGAGAGAGCAGAAGACCACCAGCAGCCAGTGGCCAGTCAGTCACTCATTGAAAAACAGACGGATGCCAATCAGGCCAG GGATCGCCTGAGGATGGAGCTGCTGGAGGTGTGA
- the fam83d gene encoding protein FAM83D, producing MALSQCLDDSPLRLAPKHTGVEDLNLQEVYNERHRLALEELLSAGLDNFLDFLRKERIPNFLSDDEMQRIRNAAVPPCGVSLHGEDQALEQSLSSSLDCSSVTYFPEVSDVEPPLLEIGWPAFTAGSYRGVTRAVAHFQPSYGECIYSCKEAARRMIKSAREVIAIVTDSLTDLDIFKDLQEACSHRKVPVYILLDQSCAPAFLKMCRNVGVCLDDLRQMRVRTITGTTYYMRSGARITGEVHERFMLIDGNKVATGSYRYNWTDGKLNSSNLIELSGQITERFDEEFRILYAQSLPINVRGPPSVRNSSIYEHLLIKHSFTSSPQLARERPVCLTSTPSRNPLNSAVQPSREPSTPDGRKTNTVSDSSTVGEEWTEQQHMQEEILAGSTTQCFPANQIAEKEPATPSPVSCHASTQTSQSFMDSDTQTDLQLTPDPNLITPTSTGPNQATSPSFPSPGQSSPTQAAPHGTLKDSLHKLTKERQHHYSTIRSKLERMVTTLSQRRELADVTNMTQGSGAHSTQRVHKDCKQEPNPRLLVESAGMGTWPRARCVH from the exons ATGGCTCTGTCACAGTGCCTGGACGACTCACCTCTGAGGTTGGCTCCGAAACACACCGGGGTCGAGGACCTGAACCTGCAGGAGGTGTACAACGAGAGACACCGACTGGCACTGGAGGAGCTGCTGTCGGCCGGGCTCGACAACTTTCTGGACTTCCTCAGGAAAGAGAGGATCCCCAACTTTCTGTCGGACGACGAGATGCAGCGGATCAGGAACGCCGCCGTGCCCCCGTGCGGTGTGTCCCTCCACGGGGAGGACCAGGCACTGGAGCAGTCGCTCAGCAGCTCCCTGGACTGCTCCTCCGTCACCTATTTCCCCGAGGTGTCGGACGTGGAGCCACCGCTGCTGGAGATCGGCTGGCCCGCCTTCACCGCCGGCTCCTACCGAGGAGTCACACGGGCCGTGGCGCACTTCCAGCCCAGCTACGGCGAGTGCATATATAGCTGCAAGGAGGCTGCGAGGCGTATGATTAAAAGTGCCAGAGAG GTGATTGCCATAGTTACAGACTCCCTGACCGACCTGGATATCTTTAAGGATCTTCAGGAGGCATGCTCCCACCGCAAAGTCCCTGTCTACATCCTGCTGGACCAATCATGTGCTCCTGCTTTCCTCAAGATGTGCAGAAATGTCGGTGTTTGCCTGGATGACCTTCGG CAAATGAGAGTGCGAACTATAACTGGTACAACTTATTACATGAGATCAGGTGCAAGGATTACTGGGGAAGTTCATGAGAGGTTCATGCTGATTGATGGAAACAAAGTGGCTACAGGTTCTTACAG GTACAACTGGACTGATGGCAAACTAAACAGCAGCAACCTAATCGAGCTTTCTGGTCAGATAACGGAGAGATTTGACGAGGAGTTCCGCATCCTCTACGCCCAGTCTCTACCTATAAACGTTCGAGGACCTCCAAGTGTCCGAAACAGCAGCATCTACGAGCATCTCCTCATCAAACACTCCTTCACCTCCTCCCCTCAACTGGCCAGAGAGAGGCCAGTGTGTCTGACCAGCACGCCCAGCCGCAACCCCTTAAACTCAGCTGTCCAGCCGTCGCGTGAACCATCGACTCCAGATGGTCGTAAAACCAACACGGTGTCCGACTCCTCCACCGTAGGTGAGGAGTGGACCGAGCAGCAGCACATGCAGGAGGAGATCCTGGCCGGTAGCACCACTCAGTGCTTCCCTGCAAATCAGATAGCGGAGAAAGAGCCAGCGACCCCCAGCCCCGTCTCATGCCACGCCTCCACTCAGACCAGCCAGTCATTTATGGACAGTGACACCCAGACTGACCTCCAGCTCACACCAGACCCCAACCTTATCACACCAACGAGCACAGGGCCAAACCAGGCCACCTCTCCCTCCTTTCCGTCTCCCGGGCAGAGCTCGCCCACCCAGGCAGCTCCACACGGCACCTTAAAGGACTCCTTACACAAGCTGACCAAAGAGCGCCAGCACCACTACTCCACCATCCGCTCCAAGCTGGAGCGGATGGTGACCACCTTGTCCCAGAGGCGAGAGCTAGCGGACGTCACCAACATGACTCAGGGGTCTGGCGCTCACAGCACGCAGAGGGTACACAAAGACTGTAAGCAAGAACCAAACCCCAGACTGCTTGTTGAAAGTGCGGGCATGGGCACATGGCCAAGAGCCAGATGTGTACACTAG